The following proteins come from a genomic window of Paucimonas lemoignei:
- the htrB_2 gene encoding lipid A biosynthesis lauroyl acyltransferase: MDRPRFRTYFLHPRFWPLWLGLGLLWLIVQLPFRVLLVIGRLLGAVMYRFATDRKYIAARNLELCFPHLSSAERKRLVKENFASTGIAFFEMAMSWWWSKERLAKLAHIEGLEHLHAAQQQGQGVILMALHFTTLEVGAALLGQRHTIDGMYREHKNPLFDFIQRRGRERHNLDSLAVEREDVRGMLKLLRNGRAIWYAPDQDYGAKQSVFVPLFGIEAATVTATSKFAKLGRAQVVPFTQQRLADGSGYRLVIHPPLQDFPGESDEVDCLRINQWVESAIRECPEQYLWAHRRFKSRPPGEPKLYKKRD; the protein is encoded by the coding sequence ATGGATCGCCCGCGTTTTCGAACTTACTTTCTTCACCCGCGTTTCTGGCCGCTATGGCTGGGGCTTGGGCTGCTCTGGCTGATTGTTCAGCTGCCATTTCGCGTCCTGCTGGTGATCGGCCGACTGCTGGGAGCGGTGATGTATCGCTTCGCCACTGATCGCAAATACATTGCCGCACGCAATCTGGAACTCTGTTTCCCGCATTTATCCAGCGCCGAGCGCAAACGCCTGGTCAAGGAAAACTTCGCGTCCACCGGCATCGCCTTTTTTGAAATGGCCATGAGCTGGTGGTGGTCCAAAGAGAGGCTGGCGAAACTGGCGCACATCGAAGGTCTGGAGCATCTGCACGCCGCCCAGCAGCAAGGGCAGGGCGTCATCCTCATGGCGTTGCACTTCACCACCCTGGAAGTGGGCGCTGCACTGCTGGGCCAGCGCCACACCATCGACGGCATGTACCGGGAACACAAGAATCCGCTGTTTGACTTCATCCAGCGCCGGGGTCGCGAGCGGCATAACCTCGACTCTCTGGCTGTAGAGCGCGAGGACGTGCGCGGCATGCTCAAGCTGCTGCGCAACGGTCGCGCCATCTGGTACGCCCCGGACCAGGACTACGGCGCCAAGCAAAGTGTGTTCGTGCCGCTGTTCGGTATCGAGGCGGCGACGGTCACGGCGACCAGCAAATTCGCCAAGCTCGGCCGCGCCCAGGTGGTGCCGTTCACCCAGCAGCGTCTGGCCGACGGCAGCGGGTATCGTCTGGTTATCCACCCGCCGTTGCAGGATTTCCCGGGTGAAAGCGATGAAGTCGATTGCCTGCGCATCAATCAATGGGTAGAAAGTGCCATTAGGGAATGTCCCGAGCAGTATCTTTGGGCGCATCGTCGTTTCAAAAGCAGGCCGCCCGGCGAGCCGAAACTCTATAAAAAGCGTGACTGA
- a CDS encoding patatin, which yields MLEPAVAMDAVNDVEPVTGLILSGGGARAAYQVGVLAGIADLLPPGAPNPFPVIVGTSAGAINAVKLASGALHFRTAVHQLTEFWQGFHSDQVLRSDWRGVIGQARRFFGNSLLGLGSQVPVALLNSSPLRDLLTERLDLDGIDAAIAARHLHAVAVTAFGYESGHAMTFYQGKGTIEPWLRHRRLGVPTQLTIDHLLASSAIPLLFAPVKIGQEYFGDGAVRQSAPISPALHLGANRVLVVGVSGNTRGIDAGKQIQRVTHGKQPTLAQISGHMLNSTFIDNLESDIEVLERMNLVSDLLPCEQRIRQKGLAPVEVLIIAPSQPIDQIAARHRHELPRALRTFLRGPGATKTSGASVLSYLLFEAGYCRELIELGRYDAMAQGEQLKRFLRLP from the coding sequence ATGCTCGAACCTGCTGTAGCGATGGACGCTGTGAATGATGTCGAGCCCGTTACCGGGTTGATTTTGTCCGGCGGTGGGGCGCGAGCTGCCTATCAGGTGGGGGTGTTGGCCGGTATCGCCGACTTGCTGCCACCGGGCGCGCCAAACCCCTTTCCGGTTATCGTCGGCACCTCCGCAGGCGCCATCAATGCAGTCAAACTGGCCAGCGGCGCGCTGCACTTTCGCACCGCCGTGCACCAGTTGACCGAATTCTGGCAGGGCTTTCACAGTGACCAGGTGCTGCGCAGTGACTGGCGCGGCGTGATCGGCCAGGCGCGGCGGTTTTTCGGCAATAGTTTGTTAGGGCTTGGCTCGCAGGTGCCGGTAGCGCTGCTCAACAGCTCGCCGCTGCGTGACCTGCTAACCGAACGGCTTGATCTGGACGGCATCGATGCCGCCATTGCGGCCAGGCATCTGCATGCGGTTGCGGTCACGGCCTTCGGTTACGAATCCGGCCACGCGATGACGTTCTATCAGGGTAAGGGCACTATCGAGCCCTGGCTGCGGCACCGTCGCCTGGGCGTGCCGACGCAACTCACCATTGACCATCTGCTGGCGAGTTCAGCGATTCCGCTACTGTTTGCGCCGGTGAAAATCGGTCAGGAATATTTTGGCGACGGCGCGGTGCGTCAATCCGCTCCGATCAGCCCGGCCCTGCATCTGGGGGCCAACCGGGTGCTGGTGGTCGGTGTCAGTGGCAACACGCGGGGCATCGACGCGGGCAAGCAGATCCAGCGGGTCACCCATGGCAAACAGCCAACCCTGGCGCAGATCAGCGGGCACATGCTCAACAGCACCTTCATCGACAATCTTGAAAGCGATATCGAAGTGCTGGAGCGCATGAACCTGGTCAGTGATCTTCTGCCGTGCGAGCAACGTATCCGCCAGAAGGGCCTGGCACCGGTGGAAGTTCTGATCATCGCCCCCAGCCAACCCATCGACCAGATCGCCGCCCGCCACCGCCACGAACTGCCCCGTGCGCTACGCACTTTCCTGCGTGGGCCGGGCGCGACCAAGACCAGCGGTGCCAGCGTGCTGAGTTACCTGCTGTTCGAGGCGGGTTACTGCCGCGAACTGATCGAACTGGGCCGCTACGACGCAATGGCCCAGGGTGAGCAGTTGAAGCGGTTTTTGCGGCTTCCTTGA
- the rluA_1 gene encoding ribosomal large subunit pseudouridine synthase A gives MPLSNIRIIHQDAGVLVIDKPTLLLSVPGRAEDNKDCLITRLQENGYPEARIVHRLDWETSGIILLARDADTHRELSRQFHDRETEKAYTALCWGKPTLDSGSIDLPLRYDPPTKPRHVVDHEAGKHAQTFWKVLERCGHYSRVELTPITGRSHQLRVHMLSIGHPLLGDGLYAHPEALAAYPRLCLHASMLSFTHPQTGERLRFECPAPF, from the coding sequence ATGCCGTTGTCGAACATCCGCATCATTCATCAGGACGCTGGCGTTCTGGTGATCGATAAGCCAACCCTGCTGCTTTCCGTTCCCGGCCGTGCCGAGGACAACAAGGATTGCCTGATTACCCGCCTGCAGGAAAACGGCTACCCCGAAGCCCGCATCGTCCATCGCCTGGACTGGGAAACCTCCGGGATCATTCTGTTGGCCCGCGACGCGGATACCCATCGTGAACTGTCCCGACAGTTTCATGATCGGGAAACCGAAAAGGCCTACACCGCCTTGTGCTGGGGCAAGCCGACGCTGGACAGTGGCAGCATCGATTTGCCTCTGCGTTACGACCCGCCAACCAAGCCCCGGCACGTGGTGGACCATGAGGCTGGCAAGCATGCGCAGACCTTCTGGAAAGTACTGGAGCGCTGTGGCCACTACAGCCGCGTGGAGCTGACGCCTATTACCGGACGTTCGCACCAGTTGCGGGTGCACATGCTGTCCATCGGGCACCCACTGCTGGGCGACGGCCTGTATGCCCACCCTGAGGCATTGGCGGCCTATCCGCGCCTGTGCCTGCATGCCAGCATGCTGAGCTTCACCCATCCGC
- the minE gene encoding Cell division topological specificity factor: MNIFDFFRASKKTSTASVAKERLQIIVAHERGQRTTPDYLPALQKELVEVIRKYVNIESNDVQVALENQGSCSILELNITLPDR, encoded by the coding sequence ATGAACATTTTCGACTTCTTTCGTGCCAGCAAAAAAACCAGCACCGCGTCGGTCGCGAAAGAGCGTCTACAGATCATCGTGGCGCATGAACGCGGCCAACGCACTACTCCGGACTACCTGCCAGCCCTGCAAAAAGAGCTGGTCGAAGTGATCCGCAAATACGTCAACATCGAGTCCAACGATGTGCAGGTCGCTCTGGAAAACCAAGGCAGCTGCTCGATCCTGGAACTCAACATCACCCTGCCAGATCGCTAG
- the minC gene encoding septum formation inhibitor, with translation MPTMSQNESQEQEPVFQLKGSMLAITVLELARNNLEALDRQLAAKVAQAPNFFSNTPLVLALDKLPADSGAVDLPGLMRVCRQHGLRTLAIRASRIEDIAAAIAIDLPVLPPSGARERPLDPLEGDAAKKKIEKPPEPVIKPTRVITSPVRGGQQIYAQGGDLVVIAPVSPGAELLADGNIHVYGPLRGRALAGIKGDTKARIFCQQMGAELISIAGQYKVSEDLRRDPLWGSSVQVSLSGDVLNIIRL, from the coding sequence ATGCCGACCATGAGCCAAAACGAATCGCAAGAACAGGAACCTGTCTTCCAACTCAAGGGCAGCATGCTGGCCATCACCGTGCTGGAGCTGGCCCGCAACAATCTTGAGGCCCTGGACCGCCAATTGGCGGCGAAAGTGGCGCAGGCGCCCAACTTCTTCAGCAACACCCCGCTGGTGCTGGCCCTGGACAAGCTCCCGGCCGACAGCGGCGCGGTGGATCTGCCCGGCCTGATGCGTGTTTGCCGTCAGCATGGCCTGCGCACCCTGGCGATCCGTGCCAGCCGTATTGAAGACATTGCTGCCGCTATCGCCATTGATCTGCCGGTGTTGCCGCCTTCCGGTGCCCGGGAACGCCCGCTGGACCCGCTCGAAGGCGACGCTGCGAAGAAAAAGATCGAAAAGCCGCCTGAGCCGGTCATCAAGCCAACCCGCGTAATCACCTCGCCCGTACGGGGCGGCCAGCAGATTTACGCTCAAGGTGGCGATCTGGTGGTGATCGCTCCTGTGAGTCCCGGTGCGGAACTTCTGGCCGATGGCAACATCCATGTTTACGGCCCATTGCGTGGACGGGCGCTGGCAGGGATAAAAGGCGATACCAAAGCGCGAATTTTCTGTCAGCAAATGGGCGCTGAACTGATCTCCATCGCGGGGCAATACAAGGTTTCCGAAGATCTGCGCCGCGATCCGCTGTGGGGCAGCTCGGTACAGGTCAGCCTGTCAGGCGACGTGTTGAACATCATCCGTCTTTAA
- the minD_1 gene encoding Septum site-determining protein, producing the protein MAKILVVTSGKGGVGKTTTSAAIGTGLALRGHKTVIVDFDVGLRNLDLIMGCERRVVYDFVNVVNGEANLQQALIKDKKIEGLYVLAASQTRDKEALTKEGVEKVLMELKESFEYIVCDSPAGIETGAHLAMYFADEAIVVTNPEVSSVRDSDRMLGLLASKSRRAERNEEPIKEHLLLTRYNPERVSKGEMLGVEDVKEILAVTLLGVIPESQAVLKASNQGVPVILDEQSDAGQAYSDAVDRLLGKDREHRFLDVQKKGFFERLFGGN; encoded by the coding sequence TTGGCCAAGATTCTCGTGGTTACATCCGGCAAGGGTGGTGTGGGCAAGACCACCACCAGCGCCGCCATCGGTACCGGGCTCGCCTTGCGCGGCCACAAAACTGTCATCGTCGACTTCGACGTCGGCCTGCGTAACCTCGACTTGATCATGGGTTGCGAGCGCCGCGTGGTGTATGACTTCGTCAACGTCGTCAATGGCGAAGCCAACCTGCAACAGGCTTTGATCAAAGACAAGAAGATCGAAGGCCTGTACGTACTGGCCGCCAGCCAGACCCGTGACAAGGAAGCGCTGACCAAGGAAGGCGTGGAAAAGGTCCTGATGGAACTCAAGGAATCCTTCGAGTACATCGTCTGCGACTCCCCGGCAGGTATCGAAACCGGTGCTCACCTGGCGATGTATTTCGCCGACGAAGCCATCGTCGTGACTAACCCGGAAGTCTCCTCGGTACGTGACTCGGACCGCATGCTGGGCCTGCTGGCCAGCAAATCCCGCCGTGCCGAGCGCAACGAAGAGCCGATCAAGGAACACCTGCTGTTGACCCGCTACAACCCGGAGCGTGTCAGCAAGGGCGAGATGCTCGGCGTTGAAGACGTCAAGGAAATCCTCGCGGTGACTCTGCTGGGCGTGATCCCGGAGTCCCAGGCAGTACTGAAAGCTTCCAACCAGGGCGTCCCGGTCATCCTTGATGAGCAGAGCGATGCCGGTCAGGCCTACAGCGATGCAGTTGATCGTCTGCTGGGCAAAGACCGCGAGCACCGTTTCCTGGACGTACAGAAGAAAGGATTTTTCGAACGCCTGTTCGGGGGTAACTGA